The following nucleotide sequence is from Sphaeramia orbicularis chromosome 24, fSphaOr1.1, whole genome shotgun sequence.
atgtattttctgagagtttcaaccccagtgtCATTCCACGCCCTCAGAAACTCATTTGCTTGTTttaaactctcctgttttactgttttactgtacagtgtccttgagtgccaagaaaggcgcctataaataaaatgtattattattactattattattccagagagtttccttagattgttgccaaggggggccacactaaatattagagtaaaatgtaaaaaaaacaaaacaaaacactggacTGATAagtttgtaggtgaaatattctcagtacctttgcctttatcTTTTAGTGGcaaaaaagagaaattcaggctctgggaacaaataaaccaccagtttctttaaatctgacaagtgttctaatatttttgcacaccactgtatgtaAGTCTCTCCATGTAGTGAATTTCTTTCACAAtatctctccaattatttagagTAGGGGGGTCCTCTAGGGGGGTTTCTCTGTacaccattttcatgtgatggcGTTTTTAGATgctaccaagaggattttaatcaaatatttatccttacttggtcTGTCTTtgcctgttaaatgacccaaatataacacagaacatgCCCTTTGTAgttcgtatcccaatatttttccacATTCTTCACTGATATTATTCCAGTATTGGGATAGTTTTGTACACTGCCTAAATACATgtgcatgacccacatcctgTTCACCACTCAACCTCCAGCAGGGTTTAGGGCATGATAGTGAAGCCTTTTGGATCATTCTTTAGTGTTataaaaaatctcattatgtttttTCTAATAAAATATTTTCTAATTTCTGGAATTGGATGTAGTCACTTGAGTTTCACATGTTTCATCCCATGTATCATCACTTAATTCTACCAACAGTATATTTATTTCTAATATACAGAGTCGAAGTTTTTCTGTTAGACACCAGTCCCTGATACAGTTTGGATGTCACTTTTCCTCCTTTGTTCTTATACGCTTTTCCCACAGTTTCAGTGATCTGGTTTATTTCATCTGAGTGGTCTTGTTATCCATTCTTgacagaacatgacgctgacatacagggactttggttctattttttcttttgcaGACCAGCAAATGTCCTGAAGGAACCAAACCGATGCTTGTGTTTGCAGGCGAAGCTTTTGACGTAGACAACGATCTCAAACGTCTGAAGAGTCTGCTCCTAGGTACAGTCCAGAGGCGGTCAGTGAGGTTTTCATTTGGATACCACATTGGTGGACTTCTTTCAGGGTTTCCTTTGCTGTGTGTTTTAGACTTTTTCAGAGGTCCCACGGTGCCTGCGGTGCGTCTGGCAGGTTTAGAACACATTCTGCACTTCACTGCCTTGGATGGAAAGATCTACATGCGCAGCTACAGGTCTGTGTGGACACTGGATGTTCAGTTAGTTTCAAGTAATAAACTTAGATGTGTTTCTCTGCAGAAGAAGAATTAATACCGTATAATTGCAGATGTCTGTTGAAGAAGTCGGGCTGCAGGACGCCACGCATCGAGCTGGAGGAGATCGGGCCGTCATTTGACTTTGTCATGAGAAGAACACACTTGGCCTCAGACGACTTGTACAAGTTGGCCCACAGACAGCCCAAAGCTCTGAAGGTAAACGTCAGCTGGAACACAGTCAGGCACTCTGTCGCTTTTCTGCCAGTGGTGTCAGATCAACACAACACACCTGGGCTGGATTATTTTATTGGAGCACGTTGCTCTTTCACTGCAGGTTCATGCCATTTCAGTGCATCTGACTGTTATAGTAATGCACAGTTAAAACTTAGCACTTTTAgtgctagatttagcaacttttcagactaccctagcaacttgtattttatttttcaaaaagcACCTACCAACAAATTTAGCTACGTTCAAAATTTATTGAGAAGCTTTTAGCAACTTTTGtaaagtgactcaaacactaaaacacacatttttcctctaaatgacaccaaatggtttcctgtgtcccagtcatataaacccacggtctgtctgtagatggaaaagtcagtgtttcacacttTTGAGTTTCCATTACAtggtaccagcttgactcgacttggcctttttgtgtttccattacgaagaaggacctggaatctggtacctggtactagttagcttactggccgacacgccgtaagctattgtcgtcatgcagcgtctggcagcgtcatctgtcatcgtcgtcatgcggtgtctgtcgtccgttacaaaaatttcaatcattttcttctctgaaactacgattcccattgacttcaaacttggtatacagcttctttatgatgatgtcaacaaaagttagtgaaattattcggatccgattctggatttggtgcgactttgaaaaatttccccattataagtgataggaagtggatcgatgcagtaactcagtaaatataaatgatatccagtgtaaatttctacagtctagtcccgatggggagatgaccaaaacataatgaccacatgctgatcaggatcttcttctggatctggaactgacggaaaatttaacatgggctcttatggggaaaaaatttccatcgtcctcttctccgaaactccagttctgattgacttcagacttggtatacagcttctgtatgatgatgtcaacacaaggtattgaaattatttcaatccggatctgattctggatttagtgcgactttgaaaaattttcccattataagagataggaagtggattgatccaataaatcagtatcaatgatatcaagttggaatttgaattttttacagatctgattggaatatgaccaaaacatgggctatttctgtaatagaataaatacacagaactgggtgagaataaatggcatctggatacatttcccaaagctttgaatttagccggtaagctacaggaccattggtcctattttttgatatcacctccgccgaggttccaagactggggaacagatactaaaacatgacgtgtaaccactgcagaccactgattggtaagagagttgtttctgtgacccaccgttttacaaaaaacagatgtggaagtttacaataaatgtagcggtaggttaatccacatgatgacagcccacaaaactacaccaggagattcagtctttggtggccgacgtaaaaattcagcatgagtttgacaagacGATACACAATGAGCAAGTTTattagcaactctctgagcagatgacacggaagtaatgcaccgcatcactatgacgtccaggtactgtaaagtcggtagtatcctgtaatggaaacggtctccaggaataggacctggtacccgagtcgagttgagctggttccatgttgtggaaacgcagcattagacacttagttggtatatttagtgatttttcagatgcctctagagactctttatccAAAAAGCCTCTAGTGACAAAACTatcccctttttctggtgttactgGAGCGttttggagactctgatgtgACTCTGACattttggagactctgacgtgAAAACACGTTTGTTCAAaacaattgaattgaattaaaaaatctttaatgtccccgaAGGGCagtttgatttgcaacagaagtgtacatatctcacatatcaccaaaacaatcaatctctcataatacaataaatacagtaaataaatacaataaatacagtaaataagtcCTCATAGTTAATGGTGCATTGTTCCCAACAAGCTCGCCTACAGACTATTTAAGAACTGAACGGCAGATGCGACAAATGATTTGAGATATCGGTTTGATTTGGCTCTGcaacaaatcactgaatataaatcagtcccattgacacttttctctattgtctctttttggtccatttcaattgttaatgtagactgaaaattacaaatgttctggttaaaaatgttcatgttttactgtgacttgtcgTGGACCTTAAGGCTAAAAACCAAACTAAAGCGAAGAAAATGGGTCCGATCAagagaaagtgaacatcaacatgaaaaagtaaatttgcacatgATTTATCCAGTGGGCTCATTTtgtagctaaagatctctattttatggaagtgttatcctttttaaaataccacttgtagaaaaaaaagttacaaccgattgTATCAGTTGTACTTTTGACACCACAACCATTGCTCGAATTTGacactaaaaattatatctaaaaaatttcaaaatgtattcagtctatgattatatagatgattgttaagtttcaagtattagattttcattattttgtgaatattattgatatttatgagtttgaacatttgagTTGCTTAAAAGCCCCTGTCCACATGTTCCCAtgaaaataccaatttttaattttcaagttacttataattcaaaTATTAGAGTGAAACTTTCcaaaagtaatgatcttttgatacattttgtttGATGCATACactggtaaagagtcgtccacgttactatggcaacctgtccacatcTTACCACATTCTTATATCAATAAAACAGagaattgttaatattttagtccaaaatttattttcagcatagctgaacataatatctagAAGGTTTTGTTCTACttcatatcaatttctgtcgagaaccgcatgttttgaatgtttgcgtaaagcttaaaaaattgatgttcgTTTCAAGTCCATGTATAAATGGgcattaatttgacatttttcacctaaaaattttatctcccccaGTTTTGTTCTActtaatgttaaagtgcttctaaatacctactcaaatacaTCTAATACGTGCacataagttactctgcttacatgacagagactgttgaacatcaAATGTGTCCACGTTTTAACGCTTGATTGGACCCTAAtgagaaaaactaaacaaataaataataaataacctcaGTAACTCCtccagtgtctcttttgggtcactttagccggtccccaagcccagataaaggagaaCGGTTGGAATGGGGacattaaataaaactagaatagACAGAGTATAGTTTATTtggagttctaaacatatttagggtgtttttattctcactttttgtctctaataCTAGTATTCTTCTCTCCTACATCATGCATTACAATACCTGCACATCTCCAATTACTTAAATTAGATGATGacgtcatttagcaacttctagcgACTTTTAAAACAAACAGTAGCTACTTTCCTTACTGGGGAATTGGAAACGCTGACTCTGCAGCGTAAACTGTGGTGACTTTACTGTCAATGCAACTTCACCTGTGAGTGATGCAGCCGTGGAGGACGATGACATTTAAAACTCGGAGTTAGAATTTCTGAAATAAAGTTTAGATTAAAgtttggtttttcttcagttatatttttagtttttttttttttttaacttgtcttgcccagcatcctaacagcagaatggtagtctggctgccttatttatttattatttatttatttattattacgatccccattagctgatgcaggacatcaacTACTCtccctggggtcctcccattccaaacagacatacaggatccatttacaagcataaaaacaatgtgattcacccttatatttcctccttaagaacactcaacaatcaaacaaaacaacattaacgATAATAATACTGCAAGCTCAGTATTTAGCAGGATcaaattaaaaaacagaaaaaacaaacaagccttttggtgctgaacacatttgctttgccacgggtaacttcataaagtatatgaagctccccttgatattctactgtgtttattatgagttttgttgaaccacattttgatgccggacctgacatggggggcaagagagaagaaggtggcgaagaccctcacaagaaagtatcaactgTACAAACAGTAAcgaccatggtgataattataatggaaactagaagcactcggagagcgcagacctccgccaaggctgatcagtggccccccccgtgggccccccccacccccgatcaccaccaaaatttaatcatttcttccttatcccatttccaacaaaccctgaaaatttcatccaaatctgtccataactttttgagttatgttgcacactaacggagagacaaacaaacagacagacagacaaacaaaccctggcaaaaacataacctccttggcggaggtaacagtaactacagccagaactgagtaaactgggcagaagagagagagaaaaaaaaaaacaaaactacaaaaaaataaaatacataagacctattaaatgatgaatataagaaaagaaagcatgaacagaatatcatatacCACGTTCGCCCAAATAATGACAGTAACATTTTACATTTCCTGCTGGTTGGACATTGGCATGACCCACATCTCACACACAGGTGCGATAATTTGGGACTGACCAATCTGTGATCTGCATCATGTTTAGTGTGGGTTTTGGCTCGCTCTGAAAGCTACAAAGGTGGGACTAAAAATAGTCTGTGTTATACCTTTGGTGGTCTGTGCTCTCACACAGTGCAAATACCACATACATCAAGGCTGAGGTGAATTGAGAATATGTCTGAATTCTGTATATTTactgatttgaccatttaattgggCAAACAAAAGTAACAAGaacagcactcagagagcgcagacctccgccaagacagatctgtgccagtatcaacatttcctgaaaatttcatgaaaatccctccattacttttttagttatcttactaacaaacaaacaaacacgcacgcacgcacgcacacaaacacacaaagcaaagtgatcacaataccacctagcggaggtaaaaatgtaagTTTGATCAGCAGTATGTAATGTGTAAGTTTGTCCTCGAGGTGGCGCCAGAGGGCAGCTACAGTCCAGTTCATATAATCGAAGAGCTTCAGCTCAGTTCCACATGTTCTTTACCAGTGTGTCAGACAGAGTTTAATGACATCGAGACAATAGTAAGGGTCATCTAAAAGGACAGACACACCTGCTCTGCAAAGGTGGAAGGAAAACTCTGAATCTTTTTCCTCCAACAACTGTTCTCCTAGAATTGCTTTTACTGGCCAGTGTGATAGTGTTTGTTTCAACTGAATGGAGAAGGTTCAAGGCAAAAGTTATGGAACAATTACAGGATTACTTTGTAAAGTATAGGAGGATCTATTTGCAGAAACAGAGCCTAATATTTATAATTATTAGGACAGTAAGTTGGTTTAGAAAATATATTCAGTTAATCACACAATTTGCTGTAATagtcattattaacccataaacactcaAACATTCACCACTGACCAAAAACACCCACTGATctgatatgtttgtttgtttatttcatacatgcaaagaaaccaaataaaacacaataacatttaaatgaacaaaatctgtTATCAAGTACAATCAAGTCTaaatttgcatggtcaaaaaggagtaggatgaagtataaacttatttaatcctacccctcaaataCTTTTACATCAAATACGTTTACATCTTTGTAACTTAATTCATTAATCAAAcaataagtttttcttaatttagcactcatgtttattacctgttaatccactaattctatcaatccatctaagtaattggtgtaaaatacagttcttcatcttttcatggtcatcagatatgacccatttggacgttcagaggctccgtagttaccgtggaaacgccgtcatcttctgcctttttgtcctcatctcttctgagctacgccATGTCGTCGAtcttggcgtcatgtgcgtcacaataagtgttcatgtgaaacacaacagcggaaccaatgtttagcagcgaaattaaggaaacaaagctttatttcaggaaaattatatttgaatattttttttaatcaagttgATTTGATGGAGCAGAATTCACAGAGATTAGTAGAATCATTGATTGTTGTttcaaatcttttcttttttttttttttttttatacttctttTAGTAAAACCTTCAAGGCCACATGTtgcacagatacacagaaatcTGAACAGAACCCAGGCCTGTCATAGTGAAATTATTTCAGAACCATCAAGGTCATTCATGTTAAATATCATCTTAGAAGGCACGTCTTCTAATATGCATTAATActtgggtgtcaaactcacttcaattcaggggtcacatgcagcctaatattttataaagtgggccggaccagtaaaataatagaaataataggataagaacttataaataatgacaactccaaagttttctctgtttttgagtgaaaaaaaaggcaaattctataatgacaatgtttacatctacgaactgtacttgaacatatcgtgaacaaatatgaacaacctgaaaaatcttcaaaaaaaaaaaaaaaaaggtgcaattcgtttataatttatacacatgcattataacttacagatcacagtggatctacaaatacacaaaacatttagtaacaggcagaatattggtctgtcagtgggatggtcaccagggccacagctaaaggagactgtgaggtgccacgcaggcacactactgttggacaaactacactttcagtcactggaactgaatattggaacagtttaccactgaacataagagactcacaatcatatgcctccttcaaatcacaacttaaacattggatgaagggaaaccaagcctgtgaccatcagtagatcgtcctcagtgttctgtgtgtttttatgatgttttgcatttttgtcaactgtctttttaTGACGTCTTTTACGacgttttgcctttttgtcaactgtctttcttgtcacctgcctagggactacagatggaaattagcactgctgctacaatctggcatatttacagctgcaattgttgtagatgttcattaatatgcattgtcccaaataaataaatacatacatacatacatacatacataaataatagactacatttcaggttgttcacattttttgtaaaaggctagttttaaatgtaaacatctttgtgtaatttaactttttttttaaactgaaacaaagagaaacatttgcagttttcattatttacaggttattatgatagtattttactggtctgacccactttagattgaattgacctaaaatgattttaatatccttgatttttaatatatttagtgtaatttttacatttcacaaattcatcccatgggccggattggaccctgtggtgggccggttttggcccccgggccgcgtgtttgacacctgtgcattaataCAAATAGTTCAAAAACTTCCAAAATTGGCAAAATAGTCCAGCAAATACAGCGTTAGAGTCACTGAGACAGACTGGTCTGTCTCCACGGTCAGGGTCGATGGAACTGGGTTTGGTGTCAGTGTTGTTTGGAAGTGTTTCAGTTCgcagctgtgatcacacactctGTTACTTTAGTTCAGACTGCAGCAGGACAGGCTGCTTCAACTAAACTCCAACTCTTGTAAATAATGCAttatgtgtaaacactgcagcacTATTGGTTTAATACATGAGCTACTGAAAACCTGTTTGATTGAAAACAagacaccccacacacacacacacacacacacacacacacacacacacactagggatgtaacaatatgaaaattttatatcatggttattgtgaccaaaattatcacggttatcattattttcgcgatattattgaaattatgctcaaaatgttcaaaaggtaCTAATACAcaccctgaaataatttaaccaagttgtatttaaaaaataaataaacaaaataaagtaatAGGCAcgatgtaccttctgttgcagaaacattcaaatattaacccttagtggtctgagcctattttgtctgtttttcagtccttttgatttggcctttatatactttataaacaaatgtttactatacccatgtttggggtctttttttttcagcacaacttcatctatatcatttggccattattttttttcactttaacctactatatcaacacaaaaggacaaaaaaacccaaaaaatataaaattcaatttgaaaaagttatatactttattgtataaataacacacagatgcttaacgaaccttttcaaagactttaaaagtgaatattggttccaaatattaggtatagaaaattaaaattgtaataaattcaaactatactcaaatatttgacataaaagcagatctttacatagggttttttcccctaaaagtgcagtaatcagacgcggttatcatgataattagaatctaAATGGTTaaactaaccatctgcaattttactgcagtttatcgttatactggtaatagTTAcatccctaacacacacacacaaaatgaagaACTCTTCCTACTGTTCTGTCATTTACTTGTCACTGATGTTCTTCCTGTTTCTGCCTGTGACTGTTACAgcccaagaagaagaagaacatctCCCATGATGCTTTTGGTACCAAGTTTGGCCGTGTGCACATGCAGAAGCAGGATCTGTCCAAACTGCAGACACGCAAGATGAAGGGCCTGAGGAAGAGGAAGGGAGGCGTGGACTCTACAGAGGATGAGGCAGCAGCGGCACCCAAACAAGTCAAAGTGGAGAGCTGAGGACCCAGGTCTGTGGAGCGGACCGATTCCACCGCCCGGCCTCGGACATGGTCCTGGACCCTGACGGTGGGCTTATCTGGACTGTGTTTACCGCAAAGGACTTGGTCAGTGAGCAGAGGAAGACATGACGcatctgtttttccattttcctGTTGTGATTTCACTTTCATACAGGTCTTTGTCTTGActcataaaacaaagacataagaCAAACACAAACGTAAGTCTGGTCTAGTTGTTCAGACTTTGAGAATGGCAGTGGTCTTATGTGGTAATAAATGCAAActcattttttcaatattttcctATGTTGACTCATGTGCTGCTTTAAAGATTTATGcttagccccccccacccccacacacacataatgttttttttttttactttttcttattttactacaaaccaaggttataatagttttggatttttcattctagtttagttttatttagttttgacttttttttctaattcagttagtttgaattagtttttagagcaggtttgctagttttaatcagtttccattattttcaaaatgctcagttttaggttagtttcagttttttcatctcttttctcttctctgtcatattcaaataaatcccagacaggactctgctgctttctcccaactttagtctccatgtttacaggtagagtggggaccagaagacgactggaaaccacaagtgacagacccttaaatatcatatggtgccagcagagaaaattgcttgagggaaataaatcaattgcatatcaatccaacactgacaaagatgaaaactaagggaattttagccataatttttatctgttttagttagttttgtaaacacaccatacagtttcagttagttgtcatttttttctttaaattatagtttttatttatttcagttaacgaaaatgtttttacagttctagttttcgtcatttcgttagttttcgttaacgataataaccttggtaactGATTCATAATATTTTTAAAGGTGTCCACAGAAGGGCCGTGTTTCTGAAGCCAGCATCTTGTGATAGCTTCCTTACTGGCTGCCATGAAGATGTGTAGTAAATAAGAATCATTTTTGTTTAAATTACCTATAGGAAGTCCAAGGTACAGTGAGGGAAAAGACAATAACCTCAAAGCCTAGAACTTTAAAGATTGTTTTGGACACTTCCTCCTAAAACGGCCTGATAACGGGACCAGACCAAAATATAAGAGCGTGGTTCACCATTATCCTACTGCACCCCCAGCATGGCAGAGGAGACCCCGTTTGTCTGGATTTTTGTTTAGGGGTTATGAATAAAAGTTCGGTTTATTAGAACCTGACTTTAATAAACGTTCCCCACCACTCAAAAACAGTTCTCATTGTTCTCATTGAttagtttttgtgcagattctCACATTTACCTGCTGAAGGAGAACGTTTCTTTGTTCTCAGCAAAAATCTCCCACTGGTAAAAGGGTTGGATGTAGCAGCAGGATGTGTGATGTCATCAAATGTTTTGTTGGCAGTCATGATGAAGTGTGAAACCTGAAGCCGTCAGAGAGCAAGGTTGAGAGAAGAAAACAGGAAACATCTCAAGAGGATTGTTTGTAGAAGTAAACACTGTTTATGAAGTTGGATATTAGGAATGTAAAGATTAAACGAATAGGTATTTACTGAGCATTACTGCAGCTTTTACAGGAACAGAGCAGAGCCAGCAAAGAACTCAGAAGTAAGAGAATATttgcaaaaactataaaaactagaagcactcagagagcccagacctccgccaaggctgatcagtgccccccccccccccccccccgtgggcccccccacccccgatcaccaccaaaatttaatcatttcttccttatcccatttccaacaaaccctgaaaatttcatcaaaatctgtccataactttttgagttatgttgcacactaacagacagacaaacaaacaaaccctggcaaaaacataacctccttggcggaggtaataaaaggatGTGTTAAAAACAGGGTGTCTGCACAGGTctggaaagtcttaaaaagtatggaattttgaaatgctgttttccagaccttgaaaagtttaGAGTTTTGTGTGAAACTCTCGAAGTAtgtaaaaaaaagtttctctcagttggattttggagcatgttcaaaggctcataatcttgtaagataagaaatacatgaggaaagcgtGTAAAAAACTTTATGACACTAACTGTTCACCACaagaatgattctagtgaaacatTTGTGTGACATCTATGCacatttgtgattttcatatgttttgaaacaTTTGTCCAAAAAAAG
It contains:
- the rpf2 gene encoding ribosome production factor 2 homolog — encoded protein: MTQLDGVVKPKTKRSKRFLESRAPKLTENVKTAMIMKGGNTSQTVTQALKDIYSLKKPNAVLYKKKNITRPFEDSTSLEFFSKKSDCSLFLFGSHNKKRPNNLIFGRLFDFHVLDMIELGIEKYVSLSEIKTSKCPEGTKPMLVFAGEAFDVDNDLKRLKSLLLDFFRGPTVPAVRLAGLEHILHFTALDGKIYMRSYRCLLKKSGCRTPRIELEEIGPSFDFVMRRTHLASDDLYKLAHRQPKALKPKKKKNISHDAFGTKFGRVHMQKQDLSKLQTRKMKGLRKRKGGVDSTEDEAAAAPKQVKVES